The Apium graveolens cultivar Ventura chromosome 11, ASM990537v1, whole genome shotgun sequence genome has a window encoding:
- the LOC141698082 gene encoding plant intracellular Ras-group-related LRR protein 5-like, with protein MTILNKKDTSPAYTEAVDEIMRIYRSLPPRPTIEELEAAISLVKTVDSEEKLKLDQLSSQVPPQDVPSEIFCVLQQVKKTMVLFQSHEQSREALELIEVDKYYQKFDQLLQTASELVSGGVVPEIKLGNNSEGLALEKNEEVVIDEGVIMIKEGEESEVLGLPLVKKTSVTKVVDFSSGGKDNEKLSLMKVAALFESTAKSEEKDQVVLDLEGKLMDNIEWLPVSLGKLTQVVELNLSNNKLMVLPTSISGLTALRKLDVHANQLMNLPDSFGELSNLSDLDLHANKLKTLPISFGNLKNLVSFDLSSNHFSTLPDIIGNLTSLEILNVETNELAELPYTIGSCTSLVELRLDFNQLRGLPEAIGKLEMLEIFTFHYNRVGKLPTTMGNLTKLRELDASFNELEGIPESFCLAVNLEKLNIGKNFSDLRALPRAIGNLEKLEVLDISDDQIRVLPDSFRFLSKLRVFHAYETPLEVPPKQIVMLGAQAVVQYMEDFVAKRDGNVQHPKKKKGFWSRLCCIFFLGSRKDA; from the exons ATGACAATATTAAACAAAAAAGACACATCTCCGGCTTACACAGAAGCTGTTGACGAAATCATGAGAATTTACAGATCACTTCCACCAAGGCCCACCATTGAAGAGCTTGAAGCTGCTATATCTCTTGTCAAAActgttgattctgaagaaaaaCTAAAACTTGATCAACTCTCTAGCCAAGTGCCACCTCAAGATGTGCCATCAGAGATTTTTTGTGTGTTACAACAAGTTAAAAAGACCATGGTTTTGTTTCAGAGTCATGAGCAGAGCAGAGAGGCTTTAGAGTTAATTGAAGTTGACAAATATTATCAGAAGTTTGATCAACTTCTTCAGACAGCTTCTGAATTGGTTTCTGGAGGTGTTGTGCCTGAGATTAAGTTGGGTAATAATTCTGAGGGCCTTGCTCTTGAAAAGAATGAAGAAGTTGTTATTGATGAGGGTGTGATCATGATAAAGGAAGGTGAAGAATCAGAGGTTTTAGGTTTGCCTTTGGTCAAGAAGACTTCTGTCACAAAAGTCGTTGATTTCTCGTCAG GTGGTAAAGACAATGAAAAGCTGAGTCTGATGAAAGTGGCCGCTCTATTTGAAAGCACGGCAAAATCAGAAGAAAAGGACCAAGTGGTTCTTGATCTTGAAGGCAAACTGATGGACAATATCGAGTGGCTTCCTGTATCTCTTGGGAAGTTAACGCAGGTTGTTGAGCTAAATTTATCAAATAACAAACTAATGGTACTTCCAACCAGCATCAGTGGCCTCACCGCCCTAAGGAAGCTTGATGTTCATGCAAACCAACTTATGAACCTTCCCGATTCGTTTGGAGAATTAAGCAATTTATCTGACCTTGACCTCCATGCCAATAAATTAAAAACACTGCCTATTTCATTTGGTAATCTGAAAAACCTGGTCAGTTTTGATTTGAGTTCAAACCATTTTAGTACCCTGCCCGATATAATTGGCAATCTTACCTCTTTAGAAATATTGAATGTCGAGACAAATGAGCTTGCTGAACTTCCTTACACAATTGGATCATGCACGTCCCTTGTAGAGCTGAGACTGGACTTTAATCAGCTCAGAGGTCTTCCTGAGGCAATTGGAAAGCTAGAAATGTTAGAAATTTTTACTTTTCATTACAACAGAGTTGGAAAATTGCCTACGACCATGGGTAATCTTACCAAATTGAGGGAACTAGATGCAAGCTTTAATGAACTCGAAGGCATACCTGAAAGCTTCTGTCTTGCAGTAAATCTTGAAAAGTTGAACATCGGAAAGAACTTTTCAGACCTCAGAGCCTTGCCAAGAGCAATTGGAAATCTTGAAAAACTCGAAGTGCTAGATATTAGTGACGATCAAATAAGAGTCTTGCCTGATTCTTTTCGTTTCCTATCTAAATTGAGAGTTTTTCATGCTTACGAGACTCCACTAGAAGTTCCTCCCAAGCAAATTGTTATGTTGGGAGCTCAG GCTGTTGTTCAGTATATGGAAGATTTTGTTGCCAAGAGGGATGGGAATGTTCAACACCCAAAGAAGAAGAAAGGTTTCTGGTCCAGGCTATGTTGTATCTTTTTTCTCGGATCCAGAAAAGATGCATAA